A section of the Streptomyces sp. NBC_01591 genome encodes:
- the iolB gene encoding 5-deoxy-glucuronate isomerase, with protein MTTDDERRYHLKAGSTANGSCTLDIDPERAGWDRSSLRILELGPGGVHTLVTGESEWIVLPLTGGCTVHSSGEIFELLGRESVFSGVSDFAYVPRDAHAQIASGAGGRFALAGAKCERRLPARYGPAPEVPVELRGSGNCSRQVNNFAAADTFECDRLIAVEVLTPGGNWSSYPPHKHDEHRPGVESVLEEIYYFEVERDGLGYHRVSPSRDGGTDVLAEVRSGDAVLIPDGWHGPSIASPGRTLYYLNVMAGPGEQREWLISDHPDHGWIRDTWPLQPVDPRLPFYGTEPRP; from the coding sequence ATGACGACGGACGACGAACGGCGGTACCACCTGAAGGCCGGGAGCACGGCGAACGGCTCCTGCACCCTCGACATCGACCCGGAGCGGGCCGGCTGGGACCGGTCGAGCCTGCGGATCCTCGAGCTCGGGCCCGGCGGAGTTCACACGCTCGTCACCGGGGAGAGCGAGTGGATCGTGCTGCCGTTGACCGGTGGCTGTACGGTGCACTCCTCAGGTGAGATCTTTGAACTGCTGGGCCGGGAAAGCGTGTTCAGCGGGGTATCCGACTTCGCGTACGTACCGCGTGACGCCCATGCACAGATCGCCTCCGGCGCTGGAGGCCGCTTCGCCCTGGCAGGAGCGAAGTGCGAGCGACGACTCCCCGCTCGCTACGGCCCCGCGCCGGAGGTACCCGTCGAACTGCGCGGCTCCGGGAACTGCTCCCGCCAGGTCAACAACTTCGCCGCCGCCGACACCTTCGAGTGCGACCGGCTGATCGCCGTCGAGGTGCTCACCCCCGGCGGCAACTGGTCGTCCTACCCGCCGCACAAGCACGACGAGCACCGCCCCGGCGTCGAGTCCGTGCTGGAGGAGATCTACTACTTCGAGGTGGAGCGCGACGGCCTCGGCTACCACCGGGTGTCGCCGTCCCGGGACGGCGGTACGGACGTCCTCGCCGAGGTCCGCAGCGGCGACGCGGTCCTGATTCCCGACGGCTGGCACGGCCCGTCCATCGCCTCCCCCGGCCGCACCCTCTACTACCTCAACGTGATGGCGGGCCCGGGGGAGCAGCGGGAGTGGCTGATCAGCGACCACCCGGACCACGGCTGGATCCGCGACACCTGGCCCTTGCAGCCGGTGGACCCCAGACTCCCCTTCTACGGGACGGAGCCGCGCCCATGA
- the iolC gene encoding 5-dehydro-2-deoxygluconokinase, whose product MPERYDVITMGRIGVDLYPLQTGLPLARVETFGKFLGGSPSNVAVAAARLGRRTAVVTRTGRDAFGEYLHHQLREFGVDDRWVTPVDAYPTPVTFCEIFPPDDFPLYFYRQPKAPDLEIHTSELDLEAVRSARVFWMTGTGLCAEPSRTATLAALRARARSGITVFDLDWRPMFWNTPADTTENAPEDASGNTATARYRDALALATVAVGNLDECEIATGEREPHAAARALIGAGVELAVVKQGPKGVLAVHRDGAVAEVPPLPVDVVNGLGAGDAFGGALCHGLLAGWETGRIMRYANAAGAIVASRLACSSAMPFPYEVEAALAEGAVTPRPTGATP is encoded by the coding sequence ATGCCTGAGCGGTACGACGTCATCACCATGGGCCGGATCGGGGTGGATCTCTACCCCCTGCAGACCGGTCTGCCACTGGCCCGGGTCGAAACCTTCGGGAAGTTCCTCGGCGGCTCACCGTCCAACGTCGCCGTCGCGGCGGCCCGGCTCGGCCGGCGGACGGCGGTGGTGACGCGCACCGGCCGGGACGCCTTCGGGGAGTATCTCCACCACCAGTTGCGGGAGTTCGGGGTGGACGACCGGTGGGTGACGCCCGTCGACGCGTATCCGACACCGGTCACCTTCTGCGAGATCTTCCCGCCCGACGACTTCCCCCTCTACTTCTACCGGCAGCCCAAGGCCCCCGATCTGGAGATCCACACCTCGGAACTGGACCTCGAAGCGGTCCGGTCCGCCCGGGTCTTCTGGATGACGGGCACCGGGCTGTGCGCCGAACCGAGCCGTACCGCGACGCTCGCCGCACTGCGGGCCCGCGCCCGCTCGGGCATCACCGTCTTCGACCTCGACTGGCGCCCGATGTTCTGGAACACCCCGGCGGACACAACGGAGAACGCCCCGGAAGACGCATCGGGGAACACCGCCACCGCCCGCTACCGCGATGCCCTCGCCCTCGCCACCGTCGCCGTCGGCAACCTCGACGAGTGCGAGATCGCGACCGGCGAGCGCGAACCGCACGCGGCCGCCCGCGCCCTGATCGGCGCGGGCGTCGAACTCGCCGTCGTCAAACAGGGCCCCAAGGGCGTGCTCGCCGTCCACCGCGACGGCGCGGTGGCCGAAGTGCCGCCGCTGCCCGTCGATGTCGTCAACGGCCTCGGCGCCGGTGACGCCTTCGGCGGGGCGCTCTGCCACGGGCTCCTCGCCGGCTGGGAGACCGGACGCATCATGCGCTACGCCAACGCCGCGGGGGCCATCGTCGCCTCCCGGCTCGCCTGCTCGTCCGCCATGCCGTTCCCGTACGAAGTCGAAGCGGCCCTGGCCGAAGGCGCCGTCACCCCCCGCCCCACCGGAGCCACCCCATGA
- a CDS encoding Cgl0159 family (beta/alpha)8-fold protein — translation MTPPASSVSELVQLRMRHPEAVAEAAARRRRRPLVGSGGRLMIIAADHPARGSLAVGDRALAMANRFELLERLRLALSRPGVDGVLATADILDDLLLLGALEDKVVIGSMNRGGLAGAAFELDDRFTGHRPEDLARLRFDAGKLLLRIDYDDPGSLDTMHATARAIDAMAAHRLPVFVEPFLCRRTDGHVRNDLGAEAVTTSIAIASGLAGTSAYTWLKVPVTENPDDMARVMEASTLPAVLLGGEVGDDLDGAFEKWRTALRLPTVQGLVVGRSLLYPADGEVAAAVDTAVSLLEPREAETGRATGRERP, via the coding sequence ATGACGCCCCCGGCCTCCTCCGTCTCCGAACTGGTCCAGCTGCGCATGCGCCACCCCGAGGCCGTCGCCGAAGCCGCCGCGCGACGCCGCAGACGCCCCCTCGTCGGCAGCGGCGGACGGCTGATGATCATCGCGGCGGACCACCCGGCCCGCGGCTCCCTCGCCGTCGGCGACCGCGCACTGGCCATGGCCAACCGCTTCGAGCTGCTGGAACGGCTCCGCCTGGCCCTCTCCCGCCCCGGCGTCGACGGAGTGCTCGCCACCGCCGACATCCTCGACGACCTGCTGCTCCTCGGCGCGCTGGAGGACAAGGTCGTCATCGGCTCGATGAACCGCGGCGGACTCGCGGGCGCGGCCTTCGAACTCGACGACCGGTTCACCGGCCACCGCCCCGAAGACCTCGCCCGCCTCCGCTTCGACGCGGGCAAACTGCTGCTCCGTATCGACTACGACGACCCCGGCTCGCTCGACACCATGCACGCCACCGCCCGCGCCATCGACGCCATGGCCGCGCACCGGCTGCCGGTCTTCGTCGAACCGTTCCTCTGCCGCCGCACCGACGGCCACGTCCGCAACGACCTCGGCGCGGAGGCGGTCACCACCTCGATCGCCATCGCGTCCGGGCTGGCCGGGACGTCCGCGTACACCTGGCTCAAGGTCCCCGTCACCGAGAACCCCGACGACATGGCCCGGGTGATGGAGGCGTCGACGCTGCCCGCGGTGCTGCTGGGCGGGGAAGTGGGCGACGACCTGGACGGCGCGTTCGAGAAGTGGCGCACGGCGCTGCGGCTGCCGACCGTCCAGGGCCTGGTGGTGGGGCGTTCGCTGCTCTATCCGGCCGACGGAGAGGTGGCCGCGGCCGTCGACACGGCGGTTTCGCTGCTGGAGCCGAGAGAGGCGGAAACAGGCCGGGCAACGGGTAGGGAACGACCATGA